The genome window TCATCGTATAAGTAGCGGTCTTCCACTGATAATTGGAGAAATTTATTACTTTGATGAATACTCTTTGAAATTAATCTTCTATTTGCCAATTTAAGATACCTCACTTTACATAACTGTTATTGGTTCATCAAACTCGCTAATTTTTATTAGACCAGCATCAGCAAGTTGAGAAAATTCTTCACCATTTACATGTAAAACATCGCATATAAGCTCACTACAATAGACAAGGTTGTCAGTGTTCTTATATGCTAAAAGATACAGATACAGTAATTTAGCGTCATTGCTAAGATTGTAAAAATCATCCGTTTCTAGGAAGTCTTTTAATTCCATTACTTACATACCTCCATGTTCTTATAACTTAATTGCCCGTCAATAAATAGCTTTGTTAAAGCGATAAGTCGTTTAAGCATTTCAACATCGTTATTTGTGACTTGTTCAATGCGTTCAACAATCTTTTGGCGTTCTCGCTCTTCTCGCTTGTTGTGCGCTAAGTAATTTGGATTGTTAAGCGACTTCATAATGAAATAAAGGCGAGTGGTGTTTTTATCATCGTTGTTCGTTAGCAAGGACAATTTAGAATATAAGTCACCATTGAAGCCGTCTAAGTAAACTAAAAAGGTGTGAACTTGCTTAATATCATCCCCAACGAACTTACTAATACGGGTGGCGAGTTCCGTTGGTTTTTTGCTGTTCTCGGTGTCTTTAAGATATGAATACCACGAGAGCAGGGCGAGGTAAGTAGTTTTCATGTCCCAACGTTCACGGTGTCCGTCTGGGGCTGTAAGAGTAACTAGTTGCATTCTGTATCACCGCCTTTGAGTTCAAGGGTTGCTAATTGTTGTAGTACTTCTAAATCATTATCATTTAGGCGCTCTAAGCACTCATGTAAAGCGCTGATAATATCTTGCTGATACTTAACTGTTAAGACTAGGCTAATTAAATCATTGTGAGTGTAATCATCCTTCAGCCACTAGTGTTTGAAGTTCATCAAGTGTTTGTGGCTTAGATGAATGCGCTAGCCAAATTGCTTTAAAGTCGGCCCACCAGTGCTCGATAACTGCGTTATCTGCTGGTGTACCAGGAGCTGAATAGCTATGTTGACTATTATTGCTAGTTAAATATTGATTGAACGCCTTAGAAGTATAAGCAGCTCCGCGATCAGTATGAATAAGTGGGGCTAATACACCTTCTTGTTTCTGAGCTTTCTTGAATACTTGAATTGCTCCCTCACTAGTTTCTGTTGGGGTAATTAGCCAGCTAATTGGAAATTGACCATATAAATCAAGAACCACATGTAAACGAACTTTATAATTATGAATATTGTAGGCGAGTTCTGTTGTATCAGTTACCCAAACCTGATTAGCTGCTTCCTGTTTAAATTGACGATTAAGTATATTTTCAGCTTGATAGGTTTGACGTTCCTTGTCGCGTTTTCTTTTAGCTTGACGATAGTCAGCTTTAATCCCATGTTCCTTCATAATTCTAATAACTCGTTTTTTGTTGACCAAATATCCAAGACCTGCACGCTTAATAAGACGAGTCATTTTCCCATAGCCAATACTTTGCTTATTAGTTTTCTCAATTTCTTTAATCAAATTAAGGATCTCTTGATCCTGGATATCCTTAGTAGTTAATTCTCGTTTTAGCCACTTATAGTAGGCTTGCCGGCTTACTTTAGCCGCTTTAACTAGTTCTGATACTGTATAACCGTCTTTAATCATTTCTTGAATCGCTTGATATCGTCCGGTCGATGCACCTCCCGATTGCGTATTTCGACTAATTTTTTTGCGAACGCAATTTGTACCTCGCTTTCTCGTTTCTCAGCTTCTAATTCACGTACTCGTTTTCTCAACCGTTCGAGCTCATTTGTCGGTTCTTTATCTTTATTTCTGCCACGATTATCTTTTAGTACTTCCCAATTATGATCGTGCAAATATTTACGTACCCACGAATAAACCCGCTGATAACTAATATCATACTTACTAGCTGCTTCTTTATAGTTGTTCTGGTGGTTAATCGTCCACTGCACAATCTGCTTTTTCTCATCAAAGGATACTTTCCGGCCCATTTTCTTAACTCGCTTTCTTGTTGCGTAAGCAACAGTTAGTTTGTCACTATTGTACTGGATAATCCATTGTTTTAGTTGAGAAATATGGCGTATTTTGTACTTAATTAAAACCTCACGACTAGCCAGTCCGTTAAGCTGATAATCTTTCACCGCGGCAATCTTTGTCTTAAGTGAATATTTTTGGTTATGTTTAGGACGAATTAATCCTGCCAGTCCTGCTAATAAAAATTGTTTAATCCATTTAGTCATGTTCGCTGTTCTCACTTCGTGATAGTCAGCGAATACTCCTAATGAGCAATCTGAATCCTGATAATTACTTAGTAATCTTAATTTTTCTGTTGTGGAATAACTAGAAACGAAAAACACCCCCTAGAATTGGCACTTTTATTATTTAAAGTGTCAACCCTAAAGGGTATTGTACGAATTTACCATTAGCGGTTTATTCCTTCTGTACTCCTTTTTGCGTTAAAAATATTAATTATCATAATTGCCGGTGATTGGGTTCATTTCATGGATTTGGTTTGTAGTGGGGTCATATTGATAGGTACCAGTAAGATGAGCTACATTTGGATCGCCGCCTTGGTTATTGCGAACTTCAATTTGATAATTATTGTTTTGATTATTCTTAGTCATGTAATAATGATTGCCATCTTGTTGAATGCCACTTGTCTTCACAAAACTTGTTAGGACTTGTTGATCATTTTGTGATGAGGAAGTAGTAGTTGCTGATTGGCTGCTAGGATTACTAGTTACTGATGAACTAGGAGCTTTTACCGTTTGATTAGTTGATTTTGCTGAACTGTTAGTTACCTTTGAATTTGCGCTTGTTGAGCTTGTATTTGTTGAAGAAGTGGACTGTACACTAGTAGGTGTAGATGTGGAGGCTTGACCCTTTGCTTTTTCGCTACTAGTAGAGGAGGCCGCCTTCTTACTTGTTTGTTGACTTACTTTTGTCGCGGAAGTAGATGTTTTTGTTGGGGCTGCTGCACTATTCGTACACCCAGCTAGTCCTAGGGCGGCTAAAATTACTAACGAACTTGCTAAAACTTTATTTGTCATCTTCATCATTTTAATGCCCCCCTCAACTTCTCTTTTTTATAAAATTCTTATAACTATATTATACCGTCTTTTGAAATGATTTTGTAATATTTTTAACTTATTTGTCACAATTAACCAATTATGTTTAATAATTTCTTAGATATTTTTCCTTTGTCTGATTTACGTTAAAATAAACTCTATTGAGGAAGTGAATTAAACGATGAATAAATACGATTTAACAATTACCAAATTACATCAAATGGTTAAAGAAGGAATTGTTCCGGGAGTTAGCTATGTGATTTTTGACCGTCAACATACGATTAAGGAAGTAACGGGGATGGCTCAAGTGTACCCTGAGACTGAATTATTAAAACCTGGTATGCTCTATGATGTGGCCTCATTAACAAAAGTAATAGGGACAGTTCCAGTTATTGCCATGCTTATTCAAAAAGGAGCATTGTCTTTAGATGATCCGATAAAGAAGTATTTACCTGAATTTAATGATAACCGACCAACTATTCGAAATCTTCTTACCCATACTTCTGGGATAGCTGGTTATATTCCACATCGTAATGAGTTAACTGCCTCTGAACTAAAGACGGCTTTTTTGACAAGAATGCAGGTGGAGGATAGTTTGAACCATCAAATCAAATATGCGGATGTGAACTATTTGTATTTGGGATGGATTATTGAACGAATTTATAATCAGCCGGTTCAAAAAGTTATTGCAGAACAGGTTCTTAAACCATTAAATATGCCAACTGCGACATTTAATCCTCATCCAGCTAACTGTGTACCAACAGAAGTACAAGAAAAACGTGGCTTGATTAGGGGAGAAACTCATGATCCTAAGGGGTATATTTTAGGAGAAAGTTGTGGATGTGCAGGCCTCTTTGCATCGTTGAAAGATTTGGAGATTTTTAGTCATGCGCTGATTGAAAATAATTTAAATGGTCTTCTTACTTCTGAAACAATTGATCTTTTTTTTACAGATCAAACACGAATTCCTGGTCCGCATAGCCGTTCGCTGGGATGGAAACTATTTCATGCTAAAGATCATCACCTTTTGATTAGCCATACTGGGTTTACGGGAACTTGGATGGTGTTAGATCGTCAAACTGACCAAGGCTTTATTGTATTAACTAATCGTGTTCATCCAAGTGCCAAAAACCAAGAATTTTTAGCTGCTCGTGACCAACTTTTTGCAATTTATTTAACAGAAAAAGAAAAAACTTTGTGAAATTTATATGCAATCAATTGAATAACCGCTTTCACAGAATATGCGCTTTAGGGGTAAAAAATGTATAAAGACTGTTGATAATTTATATTAATAACTTCTTTTTATATAATTCACTAAATATTGATTTGACGGCATTTGACAACGTTTACATAAACTAATATGATGTAGTTGTAGTCAAGTGATACTTCAAAAAAGGAGTGATATTGTATGCAAAGTCCAATTCATGTTACATCAGAAATTGGGAAGCTTAAGACAGTTATGTTGCATCGACCAGGTAAGGAAATCGAAAATGTTTATCCTGAAATTCTTCACCGGATGCTTGTAGATGATATTCCATACTTACCGATCGCTCAAGAAGAACATGACCTTTTTGCGCAAACATTACGTGATAACGGCGCAGAAGTCTTGTATCTTGAAGATTTATTAACAGACGCACTGGCAGATGATAATATCAAAGATGAATTCCTTGAAAAGATCATCGCTGAATCTGGTTATGCTGCTGGAGCAATCCATGACGGCTTAAAGGAATTCTTGCTTAGTTTCAGTACTAAGGATATGGTTAACAAGATTATTGCTGGTGTACGTAAAGATGAAATTAAAACAAAGTATGCTTCGCTTGCCGAATTAGCAGAAGATAAGGATTACCCATTCTATATGGATCCAATGCCAAATGCATACTTTACGCGTGACCAACAGGCATGTATCGGGGATGGAATTACCATTAATCACATGACCTTTAAGGCACGTCAACGCGAATCTCTCTTTACTGAGTACATCATTAAGCACAATAAGCGTTTTGCTGACAAGGGTGTTGAAGTATGGCGAAACCGTTATCCTGAAGGCCGGATTGAAGGTGGAGATGAATTAGTTCTCAGCGATCATGTATTAGCAATTGGTATTTCTCAACGAACATCTGCAAAGGCTATTACAGAATTAGCTGAAAGTCTCTTTGAAAAGTCTGATTACGATACAGTAATTGCTATCCATATTCCTCACAATCACGCAATGATGCACCTTGATACTGTGTTTACAATGATTAACTATGATCAATTTACAGTTCATCCAGCAATCTTACGTGATGGTGGACATGTTGATGCATACATTATGCACCCAGGTAATAATGGTGAAATTTCAATTACTCATGAAACAAATCTTAAAGAAATTTTGAAGAAGGCACTTGATAAGCCGGAAATTGATTTAATTCCTACTGGTGGCGGTGATCCAATTATTGCCCCACGTGAACAGTGGAATGACGGTTCTAACACGCTAGCAATTGCCCCTGGTGTAGTTGTAACTTATGATCGGAACTATGTCTCAAACGATTTGCTGCGTAAGCATGGCATTCTCGTTCACGAGGTTCGTTCAAGCGAATTATCACGGGGTCGTGGTGGCCCACGGTGCATGTCATGTCCAATTGTTCGTGAAGATCTCAAGAAATAAATAAGATAATGAAAGCAGCAAATTTATCTGAGTAATCTAGAAAGGGTATAATTTTGCTGCTTTTTCTTGTATCATTTTAGTGTAATCAACATGATAAGAAGGGAACACGAATGGATCGAAAGGCAAGAAGAAAATATATTGAACAAGTGGTTAATGATCGTAAAATTGAAACGCAAGAAGAATTGCTTAAGTTTTTAACTGAGGCGGGTTTCGAGACGACACAAGCAACAATTTCAAGAGATATTCATGCGTTGAATATCGTTAAAGCAAATGATGGCGATGGTCATACCCATTATGTTCAACTTCATGTGACACCCGAACATAATTTTGAACGATTATATCAAGGAATTCATGATAATGTGCGGACAATTGAAACTGTTCAATTTATGAACGTGATCAAAACTGCACTAAATTCTAGTTATGCGACGATTTTGGCTGGAATGTTTGATGAACTTGATATTCCGGAAGTTGTGGGCACACTTGCTGGAAATGACACCTTGATTATCATTAGTAAAGATAATGATGATGCTAAAATGGTTTATGACTTAATCATTCAACACATGCATTCATAAACTGCATAGGAGGGATATTTATGGATGAACAAAAGAAAGGTATTGGTAGAGGCGAATTGATCGCCTTAATTGTAAGTTCATGTATCGGTACCGGAATATTTGGTATTACTAGTGATGTGGCAGCGGCGGCGGCACCAGGTCCTGCCCTGTTAGCTTGGATTTTTGTTGGAATTGGTTTTTTGATGTTAGTTCTCTCGCTAAATAATTTATCTGAAAAGCGACCAGATCTTACTTCAGGGATTTTCTCATATGCTGGTGCCGGTTTTGGGCCATTAGGTGAATTTATTTCTGGATGGTCTTACTGGTTATCCGCATGGCTGGGAAATATTGCTTTTGCCACCATGTTGATGAGTTCAATTGGAACGTTCTTCCCAACCTTTAAAGGTGGTCAAAATTTACCATCGATTATTATTGCCATCATCTTCTGTTGGCTATTAACAATCTTAGTTAACAATGGTGTTGAAAGTGCATCTTTTGTTAACATGATTGGAACAATCTGCAAGGTTTTACCATTAGTTATCTTTATTATTATGATGGTTGTTTGCTTCAAGGCTGGGATGTTCACAGCAGATTTCTGGGGCCGAGTTGCCAATAATGCTTCTCACGGCACTACAACTGGGTCTGTTTGGGAACAAATGAAAGGTACCCTAATGACCTTAATTTGGGTATTTATCGGTGTTGAAGGTGCTTCTGTTATGGCAAGTCGGGCAAAGTCCCTTACAGCCGCTCGTGAAGCTTCTCTCATCAGTTTTGGTCTTTTAGTAGTTATCTATGTATTAATTTCAATTTTACCTTATGGTGCATTAACTCGGGCAGAATTAGCCGGCATGGGACAACCAGCTATTGGTCATGTTCTTCAAGCAACCGTTGGTAGTTGGGGCTCAATTTTAATCAATGTTGGTTTAATCATCTCAACAATTGTTTCCTGGCTTTCTTGGACAATGCTCCCAGCCGAAACAACAATGTTAGTTGCCGATGATAAGGCAATGCCAAAAATCTGGGGAAAGGTTAATGCCAAAAAAGCACCAACTGCTTCCTTGATGATTACAGCGGTATTGCAAACAATCTTCTTGTTCTCATTGCTTTTCACTGATAAAGCCTATGAATTCGCATATTCCTTATGTAGTGCAGCAATTTTATTCTCATACTTATTTGTTGGACTTTACCAAATGAAATACAGTTCTGCACACCAAGAATGGGGACAATTTACAATTGGTTTGCTCTCTGCTGCATTCATGTTCGCATGTATGTTCCTTGCTGGATGGCAAGAAGTCTTATTAGTTTCAATTAGTTTTATTCCTGGATTCTACATTTACTACTTAGCATGTAAAGAAAATAATCGTAAAGTTACAACTGCTGAAAAGTGGACAATGGCGCTAATTTTAATCCTAAGTGTTATTGCAATTTGGCTTGTTGCTAATGGAACTATTGCCATCGGCTAGGTAAATAATGTATAATTATTCCACATTTCAAGAATATTTATAAGTGAGGTGATTAAGGTGAAGGAAAAGAAGTTAAATCTCTTCCTCTTAATCACCTTAATTGTAGGAACGATTATTGGTGGTGGGATTTTTAATAGTCCGACCGATTTAATTTTGAAAGCAAATCCAATGGCTGCATTAGTTACCTGGTTAATTGGTGGCTTCGGGATTTTGATGCTAGTACTAGTTTTTTACAAGCTTTCTGTTATTAAGCCGGAGATGAACGGTGGAATTTATACTTATGCAAAAGAAGGCTTTGGTAACTATATTGGTTTTAACTCCTTTTGGGGATATTGGATGGGAGCAGTTTTTGGTAACATTGCCTTTATCTCGCTCTTTTTTAAGACCTTAAATAGTATGCTCGGGACGCATCAACTTTCGCCATTAATGTGTTTTATCGGGGGCTCAATTATTCTGTGGGGATACACTGCGATTACATGGTTTGGTGTCCGCGAGGCAAGTATCCTTAATGCCGTCATTACGATTATTAAGATCTTACCGCTTTTATTAGTTGTTATTGTTGGTGTCTTTGCATTCCAGCCGCATATTTTTAATGTTCCTGATTGGACAAACATTCTTGCCGTTAATCAAACGCAAGTCCCATTTAAAGACCAGATTAGTGGTGCGATGAGTACTATTGTGTGGTGTTTTGTTGGGATTGAAGCAGCTGTTTCAATGTCACGTCGGGCAAAGCAGCCACGTGATGTGGGGTTAGCAACGATTATTAGCTTTGTAATTGTATTGGTCCTCTATATTTCAATCTCTATTATTCCAATGGGGATTCTACCTGCTAAAGAACTTAGCCAGACTTCAGTTCCACTGGCAGCAGCGCTTAGTCATACAGCATTAGGAATAGTAGGGAGTCTTATTATTAAAATTGGCTTACTGATTTCTCTATTAGGGGCATTATTAAGTTGGTTTATGATTGGACCAGAAATTGCATACGTAACCAGTTATGATCGGGATATGCCGCGAGCATTTAAACTTGTTAATCGCCATGGTGTTCCTGGCTTTGCATTAATTGTATATACAATTATTATGCAAGTATGTTTACTAGTTTTACTGCTTCCACAGCTTCAAATGGCCTATACAATTGCATATACTTTAGCTGCGACGATGACCTTAGTTGCTTACCTGCTCTCTGCGTTATATGGGTTGAAGCTAGCAATTAGCGAAAAAATGGGCCTTGGCTTTAAGATTATTGCTACGTTAGCTTCTCTTTATTCCGTCTATATGTTAGTTGCTTCGGGACTTGAATATGTATTTGCAAGTGCGATTATTTTTGCGCTAGGAATACCATTATTTGCCGGGGCTCCTAATAAAATGAGTAAGAAAGAAAGGTGGTTAGCAACAATTATTGCCTTAGCAGCTGTGATTGCGCTGATGTTGATTATTACTGGAAAGATTAATTTTTAAAAATTAAAAGGGATGAGGTTAGAAGGAATTTTTACTTTCCTTCAATCTCATCCCTTTTTGTATTCTAATCTTCGCTAGTCATCTTACTTTTCATGTTATCCATTCGCCAGACAACATAGGTTTCAATCAATGTGATTAGGCTTACCCATAAAATCGTGAAATTTGATGAAGTAAGAAATAGTAAGATGATTAAAATCCAAGATATCCAGTTCCAACGACGCTCCAGACGGATAACTTTGGCAAAGCGTGGTGGGATTCTAGTTGGATTTTGAATGGCTAGTGCTTGTAGTTGGGAGAAAAGACGGACTTCCCAAAAACTTTCTAGCAAAAAAATAATGGTAAATACAAATGTTATGGTTTGG of Limosilactobacillus reuteri subsp. reuteri contains these proteins:
- a CDS encoding helix-turn-helix domain-containing protein, which translates into the protein MTKWIKQFLLAGLAGLIRPKHNQKYSLKTKIAAVKDYQLNGLASREVLIKYKIRHISQLKQWIIQYNSDKLTVAYATRKRVKKMGRKVSFDEKKQIVQWTINHQNNYKEAASKYDISYQRVYSWVRKYLHDHNWEVLKDNRGRNKDKEPTNELERLRKRVRELEAEKRESEVQIAFAKKLVEIRNREVHRPDDIKRFKK
- a CDS encoding serine hydrolase domain-containing protein gives rise to the protein MNKYDLTITKLHQMVKEGIVPGVSYVIFDRQHTIKEVTGMAQVYPETELLKPGMLYDVASLTKVIGTVPVIAMLIQKGALSLDDPIKKYLPEFNDNRPTIRNLLTHTSGIAGYIPHRNELTASELKTAFLTRMQVEDSLNHQIKYADVNYLYLGWIIERIYNQPVQKVIAEQVLKPLNMPTATFNPHPANCVPTEVQEKRGLIRGETHDPKGYILGESCGCAGLFASLKDLEIFSHALIENNLNGLLTSETIDLFFTDQTRIPGPHSRSLGWKLFHAKDHHLLISHTGFTGTWMVLDRQTDQGFIVLTNRVHPSAKNQEFLAARDQLFAIYLTEKEKTL
- the arcA gene encoding arginine deiminase, producing the protein MQSPIHVTSEIGKLKTVMLHRPGKEIENVYPEILHRMLVDDIPYLPIAQEEHDLFAQTLRDNGAEVLYLEDLLTDALADDNIKDEFLEKIIAESGYAAGAIHDGLKEFLLSFSTKDMVNKIIAGVRKDEIKTKYASLAELAEDKDYPFYMDPMPNAYFTRDQQACIGDGITINHMTFKARQRESLFTEYIIKHNKRFADKGVEVWRNRYPEGRIEGGDELVLSDHVLAIGISQRTSAKAITELAESLFEKSDYDTVIAIHIPHNHAMMHLDTVFTMINYDQFTVHPAILRDGGHVDAYIMHPGNNGEISITHETNLKEILKKALDKPEIDLIPTGGGDPIIAPREQWNDGSNTLAIAPGVVVTYDRNYVSNDLLRKHGILVHEVRSSELSRGRGGPRCMSCPIVREDLKK
- a CDS encoding arginine repressor, with translation MDRKARRKYIEQVVNDRKIETQEELLKFLTEAGFETTQATISRDIHALNIVKANDGDGHTHYVQLHVTPEHNFERLYQGIHDNVRTIETVQFMNVIKTALNSSYATILAGMFDELDIPEVVGTLAGNDTLIIISKDNDDAKMVYDLIIQHMHS
- a CDS encoding basic amino acid/polyamine antiporter; this translates as MDEQKKGIGRGELIALIVSSCIGTGIFGITSDVAAAAAPGPALLAWIFVGIGFLMLVLSLNNLSEKRPDLTSGIFSYAGAGFGPLGEFISGWSYWLSAWLGNIAFATMLMSSIGTFFPTFKGGQNLPSIIIAIIFCWLLTILVNNGVESASFVNMIGTICKVLPLVIFIIMMVVCFKAGMFTADFWGRVANNASHGTTTGSVWEQMKGTLMTLIWVFIGVEGASVMASRAKSLTAAREASLISFGLLVVIYVLISILPYGALTRAELAGMGQPAIGHVLQATVGSWGSILINVGLIISTIVSWLSWTMLPAETTMLVADDKAMPKIWGKVNAKKAPTASLMITAVLQTIFLFSLLFTDKAYEFAYSLCSAAILFSYLFVGLYQMKYSSAHQEWGQFTIGLLSAAFMFACMFLAGWQEVLLVSISFIPGFYIYYLACKENNRKVTTAEKWTMALILILSVIAIWLVANGTIAIG
- a CDS encoding amino acid permease, with protein sequence MIKVKEKKLNLFLLITLIVGTIIGGGIFNSPTDLILKANPMAALVTWLIGGFGILMLVLVFYKLSVIKPEMNGGIYTYAKEGFGNYIGFNSFWGYWMGAVFGNIAFISLFFKTLNSMLGTHQLSPLMCFIGGSIILWGYTAITWFGVREASILNAVITIIKILPLLLVVIVGVFAFQPHIFNVPDWTNILAVNQTQVPFKDQISGAMSTIVWCFVGIEAAVSMSRRAKQPRDVGLATIISFVIVLVLYISISIIPMGILPAKELSQTSVPLAAALSHTALGIVGSLIIKIGLLISLLGALLSWFMIGPEIAYVTSYDRDMPRAFKLVNRHGVPGFALIVYTIIMQVCLLVLLLPQLQMAYTIAYTLAATMTLVAYLLSALYGLKLAISEKMGLGFKIIATLASLYSVYMLVASGLEYVFASAIIFALGIPLFAGAPNKMSKKERWLATIIALAAVIALMLIITGKINF